A genomic stretch from Neomonachus schauinslandi chromosome 16, ASM220157v2, whole genome shotgun sequence includes:
- the POU2F2 gene encoding POU domain, class 2, transcription factor 2 isoform X3: MSKPLEAEKQGLDSPSEHTDTERNGPDTNHQNPQNKTSPFSVSPTGPSTKVGILSGLHLTFWGPGPCLSPPQIKAEDPSGDSAPAAPPPPQLAQPHLPQAQLMLTGSQLAGDIQQLLQLQQLVLVPGHHLQPPAQFLLPQAQQSQPGLLPTPNLFQLPQQTQGALLTSQPRAGLPTQPPKCLEPPSHPEEPSDLEELEQFARTFKQRRIKLGFTQGDVGLAMGKLYGNDFSQTTISRFEALNLSFKNMCKLKPLLEKWLNDAETMSVDSSLPSPNQLSSPSLGFDGLPGRRRKKRTSIETNVRFALEKSFLANQKPTSEEILLIAEQLHMEKEVIRVWFCNRRQKEKRINPCSAAPMLPSPGKPASYSPHLVTPQGGAGTLPLSQASSSLSTTVTTLSSAVGTLHPSRTAGGGGGGGGAAPPLNSIPSVTPPPPATTNSTNPSPQGSHSAIGLSGLNPSTGSTMVGLSSGLSPALMSNNPLATIQALASGGTLPLTSLDGSGNLVLGAASAAPGSPGLVTSPLFLNHAGLPLLSAPPGVGLVSAAAAAVAASISSKSPGLSSSSSSSSSSSSTCSEAAAQTPGGPGGPEAGSKPE; the protein is encoded by the exons GTGGGCATTCTCTCTGGCCTCCACTTAACATTCTGGGGTCCCGgaccctgcctctctcccccccaGATCAAGGCTGAAGACCCCAGTGGCGACTCAGCCCCAgcagcacccccgcccccccagctggCTCAGCCGCATCTGCCCCAGGCCCAACTCATGTTGACGGGCAGCCAGCTAGCCGGG GACATACAGCAGCTCCTCCAGCTTCAGCAGCTGGTGCTCGTGCCAGGCCACCACCTCCAGCCACCTGCTCAGTTCCTGCTGCCACAGGCCCAGCAGAGTCAGCCAG GCCTGCTACCGACACCAAATCTCTTCCAGCTACCTCAGCAAACCCAGGGAGCTCTTCTGACCTCCCAGCCCCGGGCCGGGCTGCCCACACAG CCCCCCAAATGCTTGGAGCCACCATCCCACCCCGAGGAGCCCAGTGACCTGGAGGAGCTGGAGCAGTTCGCCCGCACCTTCAAGCAACGCCGCATCAAGCTGGGCTTCACGCAG GGTGATGTGGGCCTGGCCATGGGCAAGCTCTACGGCAACGACTTTAGCCAGACGACCATCTCCCGTTTCGAGGCCCTCAACCTGAGCTTCAAGAACATGTGCAAACTCAAGCCCCTCCTGGAGAAGTGGCTCAACGACGCAG AGACTATGTCTGTGGACTCAAGCCTGCCCAGCCCCAACCAGCTGAGCAGCCCCAGCCTGGGCTTCGACGGGCTCCCTGGCCGGAGACGCAAGAAGAGGACCAGCATCGAGACAAACGTCCGCTTCGCCTTAGAGAAGAGTTTTCTAGCG AACCAGAAGCCTACCTCAGAGGAGATCCTGCTGATTGCAGAGCAGCTGCACATGGAGAAGGAAGTGATCCGCGTCTGGTTCTGCAACCGGCGCCAGAAGGAAAAACGCATCAACCCCTGCAGCGCAGCCCCCATGTTGCCCAGCCCGGGGAAGCCAGCCAGCTACAGCCCCCATCTG gtCACACCCCAAGGGGGCGCCGGGACCTTGCCATTGTCCCAAGCTTCCAGCAGTCTGAGCACAACAG tTACTACCTTATCCTCAGCTGTGGGGACGCTCCACCCCAGCCGGACAgccggagggggtgggggcgggggcggggccgcgcccCCCCTCAATTCCAtcccctctgtcactcccccacccccggccaccACCAACAGCACAAATCCCAGCCCTCAAGGCAGCCACTCGGCTATCGGCTTGTCGGGCCTGAACCCCAGCACGGG AAGCACAATGGTGGGGTTGAGCTCCGGGCTGAGTCCAGCCCTCATGAGCAACAACCCTTTGGCCACTATCCAAG ccCTGGCCTCTGGTGGAACCCTGCCCCTTACCAGCCTTGACGGCAGCGGGAACCTGGTGCTGGGGGCGGCCAGCGCGGCCCCGGGGAGCCCTGGCCTGGTGACCTCACCGCTCTTCTTGAACCACGCTGGGCTGCCCCTGCTCAGCGCCCCGCCAGGCGTGGGCCTGGTCTCGGCAGCTGCTGCGGCCGTGGCGGCCTCCATCTCCAGCAAGTCTCCGGGcctctcctcatcctcctcctcatcctcgtCCTCGTCCTCCACTTGCAGCGAGGCCGCAGCACAGACCCCTGGAGGCCCCGGGGGGCCCGAGGCAGGGTCCAAGCCCGAGTGA
- the POU2F2 gene encoding POU domain, class 2, transcription factor 2 isoform X4, protein MSKPLEAEKQGLDSPSEHTDTERNGPDTNHQNPQNKTSPFSVSPTGPSTKIKAEDPSGDSAPAAPPPPQLAQPHLPQAQLMLTGSQLAGDIQQLLQLQQLVLVPGHHLQPPAQFLLPQAQQSQPGLLPTPNLFQLPQQTQGALLTSQPRAGLPTQPPKCLEPPSHPEEPSDLEELEQFARTFKQRRIKLGFTQGDVGLAMGKLYGNDFSQTTISRFEALNLSFKNMCKLKPLLEKWLNDAETMSVDSSLPSPNQLSSPSLGFDGLPGRRRKKRTSIETNVRFALEKSFLANQKPTSEEILLIAEQLHMEKEVIRVWFCNRRQKEKRINPCSAAPMLPSPGKPASYSPHLVTPQGGAGTLPLSQASSSLSTTVTTLSSAVGTLHPSRTAGGGGGGGGAAPPLNSIPSVTPPPPATTNSTNPSPQGSHSAIGLSGLNPSTGSTMVGLSSGLSPALMSNNPLATIQALASGGTLPLTSLDGSGNLVLGAASAAPGSPGLVTSPLFLNHAGLPLLSAPPGVGLVSAAAAAVAASISSKSPGLSSSSSSSSSSSSTCSEAAAQTPGGPGGPEAGSKPE, encoded by the exons ATCAAGGCTGAAGACCCCAGTGGCGACTCAGCCCCAgcagcacccccgcccccccagctggCTCAGCCGCATCTGCCCCAGGCCCAACTCATGTTGACGGGCAGCCAGCTAGCCGGG GACATACAGCAGCTCCTCCAGCTTCAGCAGCTGGTGCTCGTGCCAGGCCACCACCTCCAGCCACCTGCTCAGTTCCTGCTGCCACAGGCCCAGCAGAGTCAGCCAG GCCTGCTACCGACACCAAATCTCTTCCAGCTACCTCAGCAAACCCAGGGAGCTCTTCTGACCTCCCAGCCCCGGGCCGGGCTGCCCACACAG CCCCCCAAATGCTTGGAGCCACCATCCCACCCCGAGGAGCCCAGTGACCTGGAGGAGCTGGAGCAGTTCGCCCGCACCTTCAAGCAACGCCGCATCAAGCTGGGCTTCACGCAG GGTGATGTGGGCCTGGCCATGGGCAAGCTCTACGGCAACGACTTTAGCCAGACGACCATCTCCCGTTTCGAGGCCCTCAACCTGAGCTTCAAGAACATGTGCAAACTCAAGCCCCTCCTGGAGAAGTGGCTCAACGACGCAG AGACTATGTCTGTGGACTCAAGCCTGCCCAGCCCCAACCAGCTGAGCAGCCCCAGCCTGGGCTTCGACGGGCTCCCTGGCCGGAGACGCAAGAAGAGGACCAGCATCGAGACAAACGTCCGCTTCGCCTTAGAGAAGAGTTTTCTAGCG AACCAGAAGCCTACCTCAGAGGAGATCCTGCTGATTGCAGAGCAGCTGCACATGGAGAAGGAAGTGATCCGCGTCTGGTTCTGCAACCGGCGCCAGAAGGAAAAACGCATCAACCCCTGCAGCGCAGCCCCCATGTTGCCCAGCCCGGGGAAGCCAGCCAGCTACAGCCCCCATCTG gtCACACCCCAAGGGGGCGCCGGGACCTTGCCATTGTCCCAAGCTTCCAGCAGTCTGAGCACAACAG tTACTACCTTATCCTCAGCTGTGGGGACGCTCCACCCCAGCCGGACAgccggagggggtgggggcgggggcggggccgcgcccCCCCTCAATTCCAtcccctctgtcactcccccacccccggccaccACCAACAGCACAAATCCCAGCCCTCAAGGCAGCCACTCGGCTATCGGCTTGTCGGGCCTGAACCCCAGCACGGG AAGCACAATGGTGGGGTTGAGCTCCGGGCTGAGTCCAGCCCTCATGAGCAACAACCCTTTGGCCACTATCCAAG ccCTGGCCTCTGGTGGAACCCTGCCCCTTACCAGCCTTGACGGCAGCGGGAACCTGGTGCTGGGGGCGGCCAGCGCGGCCCCGGGGAGCCCTGGCCTGGTGACCTCACCGCTCTTCTTGAACCACGCTGGGCTGCCCCTGCTCAGCGCCCCGCCAGGCGTGGGCCTGGTCTCGGCAGCTGCTGCGGCCGTGGCGGCCTCCATCTCCAGCAAGTCTCCGGGcctctcctcatcctcctcctcatcctcgtCCTCGTCCTCCACTTGCAGCGAGGCCGCAGCACAGACCCCTGGAGGCCCCGGGGGGCCCGAGGCAGGGTCCAAGCCCGAGTGA
- the POU2F2 gene encoding POU domain, class 2, transcription factor 2 isoform X2, producing MSKPLEAEKQGLDSPSEHTDTERNGPDTNHQNPQNKTSPFSVSPTGPSTKVGILSGLHLTFWGPGPCLSPPQIKAEDPSGDSAPAAPPPPQLAQPHLPQAQLMLTGSQLAGDIQQLLQLQQLVLVPGHHLQPPAQFLLPQAQQSQPGLLPTPNLFQLPQQTQGALLTSQPRAGLPTQAVTRPTLPDPHLSHPQPPKCLEPPSHPEEPSDLEELEQFARTFKQRRIKLGFTQGDVGLAMGKLYGNDFSQTTISRFEALNLSFKNMCKLKPLLEKWLNDAETMSVDSSLPSPNQLSSPSLGFDGLPGRRRKKRTSIETNVRFALEKSFLANQKPTSEEILLIAEQLHMEKEVIRVWFCNRRQKEKRINPCSAAPMLPSPGKPASYSPHLVTPQGGAGTLPLSQASSSLSTTVTTLSSAVGTLHPSRTAGGGGGGGGAAPPLNSIPSVTPPPPATTNSTNPSPQGSHSAIGLSGLNPSTGSTMVGLSSGLSPALMSNNPLATIQALASGGTLPLTSLDGSGNLVLGAASAAPGSPGLVTSPLFLNHAGLPLLSAPPGVGLVSAAAAAVAASISSKSPGLSSSSSSSSSSSSTCSEAAAQTPGGPGGPEAGSKPE from the exons GTGGGCATTCTCTCTGGCCTCCACTTAACATTCTGGGGTCCCGgaccctgcctctctcccccccaGATCAAGGCTGAAGACCCCAGTGGCGACTCAGCCCCAgcagcacccccgcccccccagctggCTCAGCCGCATCTGCCCCAGGCCCAACTCATGTTGACGGGCAGCCAGCTAGCCGGG GACATACAGCAGCTCCTCCAGCTTCAGCAGCTGGTGCTCGTGCCAGGCCACCACCTCCAGCCACCTGCTCAGTTCCTGCTGCCACAGGCCCAGCAGAGTCAGCCAG GCCTGCTACCGACACCAAATCTCTTCCAGCTACCTCAGCAAACCCAGGGAGCTCTTCTGACCTCCCAGCCCCGGGCCGGGCTGCCCACACAG GCCGTGACCCGCCCCACGCTGCCCGACCCGCACCTCTCGCACCCGCAGCCCCCCAAATGCTTGGAGCCACCATCCCACCCCGAGGAGCCCAGTGACCTGGAGGAGCTGGAGCAGTTCGCCCGCACCTTCAAGCAACGCCGCATCAAGCTGGGCTTCACGCAG GGTGATGTGGGCCTGGCCATGGGCAAGCTCTACGGCAACGACTTTAGCCAGACGACCATCTCCCGTTTCGAGGCCCTCAACCTGAGCTTCAAGAACATGTGCAAACTCAAGCCCCTCCTGGAGAAGTGGCTCAACGACGCAG AGACTATGTCTGTGGACTCAAGCCTGCCCAGCCCCAACCAGCTGAGCAGCCCCAGCCTGGGCTTCGACGGGCTCCCTGGCCGGAGACGCAAGAAGAGGACCAGCATCGAGACAAACGTCCGCTTCGCCTTAGAGAAGAGTTTTCTAGCG AACCAGAAGCCTACCTCAGAGGAGATCCTGCTGATTGCAGAGCAGCTGCACATGGAGAAGGAAGTGATCCGCGTCTGGTTCTGCAACCGGCGCCAGAAGGAAAAACGCATCAACCCCTGCAGCGCAGCCCCCATGTTGCCCAGCCCGGGGAAGCCAGCCAGCTACAGCCCCCATCTG gtCACACCCCAAGGGGGCGCCGGGACCTTGCCATTGTCCCAAGCTTCCAGCAGTCTGAGCACAACAG tTACTACCTTATCCTCAGCTGTGGGGACGCTCCACCCCAGCCGGACAgccggagggggtgggggcgggggcggggccgcgcccCCCCTCAATTCCAtcccctctgtcactcccccacccccggccaccACCAACAGCACAAATCCCAGCCCTCAAGGCAGCCACTCGGCTATCGGCTTGTCGGGCCTGAACCCCAGCACGGG AAGCACAATGGTGGGGTTGAGCTCCGGGCTGAGTCCAGCCCTCATGAGCAACAACCCTTTGGCCACTATCCAAG ccCTGGCCTCTGGTGGAACCCTGCCCCTTACCAGCCTTGACGGCAGCGGGAACCTGGTGCTGGGGGCGGCCAGCGCGGCCCCGGGGAGCCCTGGCCTGGTGACCTCACCGCTCTTCTTGAACCACGCTGGGCTGCCCCTGCTCAGCGCCCCGCCAGGCGTGGGCCTGGTCTCGGCAGCTGCTGCGGCCGTGGCGGCCTCCATCTCCAGCAAGTCTCCGGGcctctcctcatcctcctcctcatcctcgtCCTCGTCCTCCACTTGCAGCGAGGCCGCAGCACAGACCCCTGGAGGCCCCGGGGGGCCCGAGGCAGGGTCCAAGCCCGAGTGA
- the POU2F2 gene encoding POU domain, class 2, transcription factor 2 isoform X1: MSKPLEAEKQGLDSPSEHTDTERNGPDTNHQNPQNKTSPFSVSPTGPSTKVGILSGLHLTFWGPGPCLSPPQIKAEDPSGDSAPAAPPPPQLAQPHLPQAQLMLTGSQLAGLTALMPAQQQLLLQQAQAQLLAAAVQQSSAAAAAAAASSSSSSSSSSSASSASSSTSQPPASSGGGDLPPPQPASQPPGTPQLTLSQPIQLTAQDIQQLLQLQQLVLVPGHHLQPPAQFLLPQAQQSQPGLLPTPNLFQLPQQTQGALLTSQPRAGLPTQPPKCLEPPSHPEEPSDLEELEQFARTFKQRRIKLGFTQGDVGLAMGKLYGNDFSQTTISRFEALNLSFKNMCKLKPLLEKWLNDAETMSVDSSLPSPNQLSSPSLGFDGLPGRRRKKRTSIETNVRFALEKSFLANQKPTSEEILLIAEQLHMEKEVIRVWFCNRRQKEKRINPCSAAPMLPSPGKPASYSPHLVTPQGGAGTLPLSQASSSLSTTVTTLSSAVGTLHPSRTAGGGGGGGGAAPPLNSIPSVTPPPPATTNSTNPSPQGSHSAIGLSGLNPSTGSTMVGLSSGLSPALMSNNPLATIQALASGGTLPLTSLDGSGNLVLGAASAAPGSPGLVTSPLFLNHAGLPLLSAPPGVGLVSAAAAAVAASISSKSPGLSSSSSSSSSSSSTCSEAAAQTPGGPGGPEAGSKPE; the protein is encoded by the exons GTGGGCATTCTCTCTGGCCTCCACTTAACATTCTGGGGTCCCGgaccctgcctctctcccccccaGATCAAGGCTGAAGACCCCAGTGGCGACTCAGCCCCAgcagcacccccgcccccccagctggCTCAGCCGCATCTGCCCCAGGCCCAACTCATGTTGACGGGCAGCCAGCTAGCCGGG CTCACGGCACTGATGCCAGCTCAGCAGCAGCTCCTCCTGCAGCAAGCCCAGGCCCAGCTCCTGGCCGCCGCCGTGCAACAATCCAgtgccgctgccgccgccgccgccgcctcctcctcctcctcctcctcctcctcctcctctgcctcctctgcctcctcctcgacctcgcagcccccagcctcctctgggGGGGGCGACCTGCCACCTCCACAGCCTGCCAGCCAGCCCCCCGGGACCCCACAGCTCACCCTCTCCCAGCCCATCCAGCTCACAGCACAG GACATACAGCAGCTCCTCCAGCTTCAGCAGCTGGTGCTCGTGCCAGGCCACCACCTCCAGCCACCTGCTCAGTTCCTGCTGCCACAGGCCCAGCAGAGTCAGCCAG GCCTGCTACCGACACCAAATCTCTTCCAGCTACCTCAGCAAACCCAGGGAGCTCTTCTGACCTCCCAGCCCCGGGCCGGGCTGCCCACACAG CCCCCCAAATGCTTGGAGCCACCATCCCACCCCGAGGAGCCCAGTGACCTGGAGGAGCTGGAGCAGTTCGCCCGCACCTTCAAGCAACGCCGCATCAAGCTGGGCTTCACGCAG GGTGATGTGGGCCTGGCCATGGGCAAGCTCTACGGCAACGACTTTAGCCAGACGACCATCTCCCGTTTCGAGGCCCTCAACCTGAGCTTCAAGAACATGTGCAAACTCAAGCCCCTCCTGGAGAAGTGGCTCAACGACGCAG AGACTATGTCTGTGGACTCAAGCCTGCCCAGCCCCAACCAGCTGAGCAGCCCCAGCCTGGGCTTCGACGGGCTCCCTGGCCGGAGACGCAAGAAGAGGACCAGCATCGAGACAAACGTCCGCTTCGCCTTAGAGAAGAGTTTTCTAGCG AACCAGAAGCCTACCTCAGAGGAGATCCTGCTGATTGCAGAGCAGCTGCACATGGAGAAGGAAGTGATCCGCGTCTGGTTCTGCAACCGGCGCCAGAAGGAAAAACGCATCAACCCCTGCAGCGCAGCCCCCATGTTGCCCAGCCCGGGGAAGCCAGCCAGCTACAGCCCCCATCTG gtCACACCCCAAGGGGGCGCCGGGACCTTGCCATTGTCCCAAGCTTCCAGCAGTCTGAGCACAACAG tTACTACCTTATCCTCAGCTGTGGGGACGCTCCACCCCAGCCGGACAgccggagggggtgggggcgggggcggggccgcgcccCCCCTCAATTCCAtcccctctgtcactcccccacccccggccaccACCAACAGCACAAATCCCAGCCCTCAAGGCAGCCACTCGGCTATCGGCTTGTCGGGCCTGAACCCCAGCACGGG AAGCACAATGGTGGGGTTGAGCTCCGGGCTGAGTCCAGCCCTCATGAGCAACAACCCTTTGGCCACTATCCAAG ccCTGGCCTCTGGTGGAACCCTGCCCCTTACCAGCCTTGACGGCAGCGGGAACCTGGTGCTGGGGGCGGCCAGCGCGGCCCCGGGGAGCCCTGGCCTGGTGACCTCACCGCTCTTCTTGAACCACGCTGGGCTGCCCCTGCTCAGCGCCCCGCCAGGCGTGGGCCTGGTCTCGGCAGCTGCTGCGGCCGTGGCGGCCTCCATCTCCAGCAAGTCTCCGGGcctctcctcatcctcctcctcatcctcgtCCTCGTCCTCCACTTGCAGCGAGGCCGCAGCACAGACCCCTGGAGGCCCCGGGGGGCCCGAGGCAGGGTCCAAGCCCGAGTGA
- the POU2F2 gene encoding POU domain, class 2, transcription factor 2 isoform X5 → MSKPLEAEKQGLDSPSEHTDTERNGPDTNHQNPQNKTSPFSVSPTGPSTKIKAEDPSGDSAPAAPPPPQLAQPHLPQAQLMLTGSQLAGLTALMPAQQQLLLQQAQAQLLAAAVQQSSAAAAAAAASSSSSSSSSSSASSASSSTSQPPASSGGGDLPPPQPASQPPGTPQLTLSQPIQLTAQDIQQLLQLQQLVLVPGHHLQPPAQFLLPQAQQSQPGLLPTPNLFQLPQQTQGALLTSQPRAGLPTQAVTRPTLPDPHLSHPQPPKCLEPPSHPEEPSDLEELEQFARTFKQRRIKLGFTQGDVGLAMGKLYGNDFSQTTISRFEALNLSFKNMCKLKPLLEKWLNDAETMSVDSSLPSPNQLSSPSLGFDGLPGRRRKKRTSIETNVRFALEKSFLANQKPTSEEILLIAEQLHMEKEVIRVWFCNRRQKEKRINPCSAAPMLPSPGKPASYSPHLVTPQGGAGTLPLSQASSSLSTTVTTLSSAVGTLHPSRTAGGGGGGGGAAPPLNSIPSVTPPPPATTNSTNPSPQGSHSAIGLSGLNPSTGPGLWWNPAPYQP, encoded by the exons ATCAAGGCTGAAGACCCCAGTGGCGACTCAGCCCCAgcagcacccccgcccccccagctggCTCAGCCGCATCTGCCCCAGGCCCAACTCATGTTGACGGGCAGCCAGCTAGCCGGG CTCACGGCACTGATGCCAGCTCAGCAGCAGCTCCTCCTGCAGCAAGCCCAGGCCCAGCTCCTGGCCGCCGCCGTGCAACAATCCAgtgccgctgccgccgccgccgccgcctcctcctcctcctcctcctcctcctcctcctctgcctcctctgcctcctcctcgacctcgcagcccccagcctcctctgggGGGGGCGACCTGCCACCTCCACAGCCTGCCAGCCAGCCCCCCGGGACCCCACAGCTCACCCTCTCCCAGCCCATCCAGCTCACAGCACAG GACATACAGCAGCTCCTCCAGCTTCAGCAGCTGGTGCTCGTGCCAGGCCACCACCTCCAGCCACCTGCTCAGTTCCTGCTGCCACAGGCCCAGCAGAGTCAGCCAG GCCTGCTACCGACACCAAATCTCTTCCAGCTACCTCAGCAAACCCAGGGAGCTCTTCTGACCTCCCAGCCCCGGGCCGGGCTGCCCACACAG GCCGTGACCCGCCCCACGCTGCCCGACCCGCACCTCTCGCACCCGCAGCCCCCCAAATGCTTGGAGCCACCATCCCACCCCGAGGAGCCCAGTGACCTGGAGGAGCTGGAGCAGTTCGCCCGCACCTTCAAGCAACGCCGCATCAAGCTGGGCTTCACGCAG GGTGATGTGGGCCTGGCCATGGGCAAGCTCTACGGCAACGACTTTAGCCAGACGACCATCTCCCGTTTCGAGGCCCTCAACCTGAGCTTCAAGAACATGTGCAAACTCAAGCCCCTCCTGGAGAAGTGGCTCAACGACGCAG AGACTATGTCTGTGGACTCAAGCCTGCCCAGCCCCAACCAGCTGAGCAGCCCCAGCCTGGGCTTCGACGGGCTCCCTGGCCGGAGACGCAAGAAGAGGACCAGCATCGAGACAAACGTCCGCTTCGCCTTAGAGAAGAGTTTTCTAGCG AACCAGAAGCCTACCTCAGAGGAGATCCTGCTGATTGCAGAGCAGCTGCACATGGAGAAGGAAGTGATCCGCGTCTGGTTCTGCAACCGGCGCCAGAAGGAAAAACGCATCAACCCCTGCAGCGCAGCCCCCATGTTGCCCAGCCCGGGGAAGCCAGCCAGCTACAGCCCCCATCTG gtCACACCCCAAGGGGGCGCCGGGACCTTGCCATTGTCCCAAGCTTCCAGCAGTCTGAGCACAACAG tTACTACCTTATCCTCAGCTGTGGGGACGCTCCACCCCAGCCGGACAgccggagggggtgggggcgggggcggggccgcgcccCCCCTCAATTCCAtcccctctgtcactcccccacccccggccaccACCAACAGCACAAATCCCAGCCCTCAAGGCAGCCACTCGGCTATCGGCTTGTCGGGCCTGAACCCCAGCACGGG ccCTGGCCTCTGGTGGAACCCTGCCCCTTACCAGCCTTGA
- the POU2F2 gene encoding POU domain, class 2, transcription factor 2 isoform X6 codes for MSKPLEAEKQGLDSPSEHTDTERNGPDTNHQNPQNKTSPFSVSPTGPSTKIKAEDPSGDSAPAAPPPPQLAQPHLPQAQLMLTGSQLAGLTALMPAQQQLLLQQAQAQLLAAAVQQSSAAAAAAAASSSSSSSSSSSASSASSSTSQPPASSGGGDLPPPQPASQPPGTPQLTLSQPIQLTAQDIQQLLQLQQLVLVPGHHLQPPAQFLLPQAQQSQPGLLPTPNLFQLPQQTQGALLTSQPRAGLPTQPPKCLEPPSHPEEPSDLEELEQFARTFKQRRIKLGFTQGDVGLAMGKLYGNDFSQTTISRFEALNLSFKNMCKLKPLLEKWLNDAETMSVDSSLPSPNQLSSPSLGFDGLPGRRRKKRTSIETNVRFALEKSFLANQKPTSEEILLIAEQLHMEKEVIRVWFCNRRQKEKRINPCSAAPMLPSPGKPASYSPHLVTPQGGAGTLPLSQASSSLSTTVTTLSSAVGTLHPSRTAGGGGGGGGAAPPLNSIPSVTPPPPATTNSTNPSPQGSHSAIGLSGLNPSTGPGLWWNPAPYQP; via the exons ATCAAGGCTGAAGACCCCAGTGGCGACTCAGCCCCAgcagcacccccgcccccccagctggCTCAGCCGCATCTGCCCCAGGCCCAACTCATGTTGACGGGCAGCCAGCTAGCCGGG CTCACGGCACTGATGCCAGCTCAGCAGCAGCTCCTCCTGCAGCAAGCCCAGGCCCAGCTCCTGGCCGCCGCCGTGCAACAATCCAgtgccgctgccgccgccgccgccgcctcctcctcctcctcctcctcctcctcctcctctgcctcctctgcctcctcctcgacctcgcagcccccagcctcctctgggGGGGGCGACCTGCCACCTCCACAGCCTGCCAGCCAGCCCCCCGGGACCCCACAGCTCACCCTCTCCCAGCCCATCCAGCTCACAGCACAG GACATACAGCAGCTCCTCCAGCTTCAGCAGCTGGTGCTCGTGCCAGGCCACCACCTCCAGCCACCTGCTCAGTTCCTGCTGCCACAGGCCCAGCAGAGTCAGCCAG GCCTGCTACCGACACCAAATCTCTTCCAGCTACCTCAGCAAACCCAGGGAGCTCTTCTGACCTCCCAGCCCCGGGCCGGGCTGCCCACACAG CCCCCCAAATGCTTGGAGCCACCATCCCACCCCGAGGAGCCCAGTGACCTGGAGGAGCTGGAGCAGTTCGCCCGCACCTTCAAGCAACGCCGCATCAAGCTGGGCTTCACGCAG GGTGATGTGGGCCTGGCCATGGGCAAGCTCTACGGCAACGACTTTAGCCAGACGACCATCTCCCGTTTCGAGGCCCTCAACCTGAGCTTCAAGAACATGTGCAAACTCAAGCCCCTCCTGGAGAAGTGGCTCAACGACGCAG AGACTATGTCTGTGGACTCAAGCCTGCCCAGCCCCAACCAGCTGAGCAGCCCCAGCCTGGGCTTCGACGGGCTCCCTGGCCGGAGACGCAAGAAGAGGACCAGCATCGAGACAAACGTCCGCTTCGCCTTAGAGAAGAGTTTTCTAGCG AACCAGAAGCCTACCTCAGAGGAGATCCTGCTGATTGCAGAGCAGCTGCACATGGAGAAGGAAGTGATCCGCGTCTGGTTCTGCAACCGGCGCCAGAAGGAAAAACGCATCAACCCCTGCAGCGCAGCCCCCATGTTGCCCAGCCCGGGGAAGCCAGCCAGCTACAGCCCCCATCTG gtCACACCCCAAGGGGGCGCCGGGACCTTGCCATTGTCCCAAGCTTCCAGCAGTCTGAGCACAACAG tTACTACCTTATCCTCAGCTGTGGGGACGCTCCACCCCAGCCGGACAgccggagggggtgggggcgggggcggggccgcgcccCCCCTCAATTCCAtcccctctgtcactcccccacccccggccaccACCAACAGCACAAATCCCAGCCCTCAAGGCAGCCACTCGGCTATCGGCTTGTCGGGCCTGAACCCCAGCACGGG ccCTGGCCTCTGGTGGAACCCTGCCCCTTACCAGCCTTGA